A single window of Lytechinus variegatus isolate NC3 chromosome 8, Lvar_3.0, whole genome shotgun sequence DNA harbors:
- the LOC121420692 gene encoding snaclec stejaggregin-A subunit alpha-like: MSGLVVLVVSSLLLGFARCQCPSPWEFNPLYPGYCYYYNFFPVSWSFANQICQFLEGGDLVSIDDSQEGMAIYEYWGTITTNPSLGYWIGLTDIHGTGLGRTKWTDWTSIKGRTNWQGGVWPNDTNVNCVYVTNEGASDDERRQWKAASCESVLKPAICERKLIIN; this comes from the exons ATGTCTGGTCTTGTGGTTCTCGTCGTATCGTCTTTGCTGTTGGGATTTGCCAGATGTCAGTGTCCTAGCCCATGGGAGTTTAACCCCCTGTATCCGGgttactgctattattacaaCTTCTTTCCAGTGAGTTGGAGTTTCGCTAACCAAATTTGTCAGTTTCTGGAAGGAGGTGATTTGGTGTCCATTGATGACAGCCAGGAAGGAATGGCGATATATGAATACTGGGGAACGATTACGACTAATCCATCTCTG GGTTACTGGATCGGATTGACGGATATCCATGGAACCGGTTTGGGAAGAACCAAATGGACCGACTGGACGAGCATCAAAGGGAGGACAAACTGGCAAGGAGGTGTTTGGCCAAACGATACCAATGTAAACTGTGTCTATGTCACCAATGAGGGCGCTAGTGATGACGAACGCCGACAATGGAAAGCGGCATCGTGCGAAAGTGTTCTGAAACCGGCAATTTGTGAAAGAAAATTGATtataaattaa
- the LOC121420580 gene encoding deleted in malignant brain tumors 1 protein-like — MKTFLLFSILWASLASGHAIICRTCAGMISDDPSFPVPVDPGTVTCSETPQEKTCEEGVTSCMTTIVALHFARASGPLTLTQEVRDCGPWISGVLPSGDTCAGEDIVKTILGPTDASTMFPPELGLTYESQDASICLCDSSDNCTPPSPGMIINTTDTTEETVPPVTSTSDVPSVCPIAGEWYVDWDSSFACLSQYPISEPFEVPGQILPRLAVSDVIEAAGAAWKATSLIEAEGEVCVRVLPQLTVAPGGLDIVRGYCDPILSFLREGTSFDALAHCRYILNITGAMSSYMPQTFPTTQPLTSVSNALRPFDFLDHIEKIIYNLVGVSFNDIDNVCTARVGIVESESSLKELTTDFLVAFTKVVIPRAAELCETWDDLVNGIVEAVQGDNAPDMYGVFQNTSNLLAHLSGFTDRNSLCQEIQEAFASPPESPAVDHVAAYITNSTLDILTDVSRCSIIAQEALDIFLALNPELTHEQVESALFQYTGFRSVQDVCQEIEDAFLPEVEVRLVGGSDNTEGTVEVLFNGVWGTVCDDSWDIRDANVVCRMLGFPKATRAPLLAHFGIGTGIICLDDVMCSGVEENIADCQHREIGESDCRVHEAAGVVCLPQEPAITDIRLVDGGSDYEGRVEIEFEGQWGTICDDDWDLDDASVACTMLGFTGATDAPLYGQFGPGSGTIWLDQVGCTGNETTLADCYHDGFGETNCDHYEDAGVICIPPVPPTPSVEVRLFGGAENTEGTVEVLYDGQWGTVCDDNWDLNDANVVCRMLGFTGASEAPGYARFGEGSGEIWLDDVVCSGREQSIAECQHPGFGVSNCAHYEDAGVVCVAEEHTITDIRLVGGESDLVGRVEIEYDGEWGTICDDVWGLDDANVVCRMLGFDAASGAPGSARFGQGSGNILLDDVECLGNELSLTECSHLPFKEHNCDHSEDAGVICVIAEPQTPKPSPFCTITDIRLVGGGTDHEGRVEIYYKEEWGTVCDDGWGIDDASVACRMLGFDGASNASGLAQYGEGSGRIWLDDVECIGDETTLLDCNHRTPGQHNCGHSEDAGVTCFSIEPTIPETTPMTTISTTPTPPSPIEDIRLSGSTISSEGRVEILYNGEWGTICDDYWDQDDADVACRMLGFEGATSAPGQAQFGEGSGAIWLDNVRCVGTETSLADCPRPDFGDHNCGHSEDAGVVCLNTVTTTIHVTTVSPWTAPVRLVNGGSPTEGRVEILHNGQWGTICDDYWDLDDATVVCSMLGFGRAVDAPTRAHFGQGTDPIWLDDVRCVGDESELTDCPRNAFGTNNCGHSEDAGVICSAVPVPEQTVRLVNGDSDNNGRVEIYHDGEWGSICDDYWGLDDATVVCRMLGFGVATEAPGSARYGQASGRIWLDDVQCSGNEADIRDCSHRDFGSHNCGHSEDAGAVCSFAVSTAAPTAAPTPPAHTVRLVGGNGDNEGRVEIFINGEWGTVCDDSWGKTDADIVCRMLGYCAASIAPGSAYFGAGEGQIWLDDVACTGEETDLLDCPHRGVGIHNCNHNEDAGVVCFTNAPGPVFNDIRLSGGTSNKEGRVEILHEGLWGTVCDDLWGIEDASVVCRMLGFCTASSAPGQARFGPGSDPIWLDDVSCTGSENDLRDCQHRGFGSHNCGHNEDAGVICIPSASKPETTTPDGTTTESAPPPTTTPMVTTPMPRQVRLVGGNVPSRGRVEVTDRYGNYGTICDTYWSQNDADVVCRMLGYGGASSYSNNAEFGQSRGRILLDDVQCNGQETNIANCQLHPNGGWNCDKDKEVGVTCSIPEPSEFEIRLVGGSYPWEGRVELFYQGEWGTICSSYWGKKDGDVACKMLGFSSAYEAISPTGALYPMPFGEGTGTIHFSEFGCDGTEENLADCSHSGWGQHNCYHYEDAGLICNSPDPVSVVVRLVNGSSKAEGRVEVLYDGEFGTVCDDSWDTLDAAVVCRMLGYEGASQAPGYARFGQGSGDIVLDDVVCQGTEDNIASCVHRSWGEHNCGHTEDASVVCTGDLNLPVRLVNGATANEGRVEIFRYGAWGSVCDDFWDINDGHVVCRMLGYERAERIWWGTTYGPGSGRILLDNVECTGSEATLDDCDHPPWGVHDCNHYEDAGVVCK, encoded by the exons gaCCACTGACGCTGACACAAGAAGTTCGGGACTGTGGACCCTGGATATCTGGTGTTCTTCCTTCCGGGGACACATGCGCAGGAGAAGATATTGTCAAGACCATCCTGGGTCCAACTGACGCGAGTACAATGTTTCCTCCAGAACTTGGACTGACGTATGAGAGCCAGGACGCCAGCATCTGCTTATGTGACAGCTCAGACAATTGTACACCGCCCTCTCCTGGAATGATTATCAATACAACTGATACCACCGAGGAAACTGTACCCCCAGTAACAAGCACTTCAG ATGTCCCGTCTGTCTGCCCGATAGCCGGAGAGTGGTATGTAGATTGGGACAGTTCCTTTGCCTGCCTATCGCAGTATCCGATCAGCGAACCTTTCGAGGTCCCTGGCCAAATTCTTCCTCGCTTGGCAGTATCAGATGTCATTGAAGCTGCCGGCGCTGCTTGGAAAGCCACGAGCCTCATAGAAGCTGAAGGCGAGGTTTGCGTTCGAGTACTCCCTCAATTGACTGTGGCTCCGGGTGGACTAGACATCGTAAGAGGGTATTGCGATCCAATCTTGTCGTTTTTGAGGGAAGGGACATCTTTCGACGCCCTAGCACACTGTAGGTATATTCTAAACATAACAGGAGCTATGTCGTCATACATGCCACAAACGTTCCCAACGACCCAACCATTAACATCTGTATCAAATGCACTACGCCCATTCGACTTCTTAGATCACATTGAAAAGATCATTTATAATCTTGTCGGTGTATCCTTCAACGATATAGACAATGTGTGTACAGCTCGTGTCGGAATCGTTGAATCTGAGTCATCATTGAAAGAGCTTACAACCGATTTCCTCGTGGCGTTTACAAAAGTCGTGATCCCTAGAGCTGCAGAGTTGTGTGAAACATGGGATGACCTTGTTAACGGGATAGTTGAGGCAGTTCAGGGTGATAATGCCCCTGACATGTATGGCGTGTTTCAGAATACCTCCAATCTGCTGGCGCATCTGAGTGGTTTCACAGACAGGAATTCCCTTTGTCAAGAGATCCAAGAGGCTTTTGCCTCACCTCCCGAATCTCCTGCTGTTGATCACGTTGCTGCATATATAACCAACAGCACACTAGACATTTTAACCGATGTCAGTCGTTGTTCAATCATAGCCCAAGAAGCTTTGGATATCTTCCTTGCTCTTAATCCAGAACTCACACATGAACAGGTGGAATCTGCCCTGTTTCAGTACACAGGATTCAGAAGCGTACAGGACGTATGCCAGGAAATAGAAGATGCTTTTCTTCCTGAAG TTGAAGTAAGGCTTGTCGGTGGGAGCGACAACACGGAGGGAACCGTGGAGGTTCTTTTTAATGGAGTTTGGGGAACTGTGTGTGATGATTCCTGGGATATTAGAGATGCCAACGTTGTATGCAGGATGCTAGGTTTCCCCAAAGCTACCCGCGCTCCATTGCTTGCCCATTTCGGAATCGGGACGGGGATCATCTGTCTGGATGATGTCATGTGTAGCGGGGTCGAAGAGAACATAGCCGACTGCCAGCATCGGGAAATAGGAGAGAGTGACTGTAGAGTTCACGAAGCTGCTGGTGTTGTTTGCCTTCCCCAAG AACCTGCCATCACTGACATACGCCTTGTTGATGGAGGAAGTGATTATGAAGGAAGGGTGGAGATTGAGTTTGAAGGCCAATGGGGGACCATCTGTGATGATGACTGGGATTTAGACGATGCTTCTGTAGCATGCACGATGCTTGGATTCACCGGTGCGACTGATGCTCCGCTCTATGGCCAGTTCGGCCCAGGATCAGGTACTATCTGGCTTGATCAGGTTGGTTGCACTGGGAATGAGACCACTCTTGCGGACTGTTATCACGACGGGTTTGGAGAGACCAACTGCGACCACTACGAAGATGCTGGTGTCATTTGCATTCCTCCAG TCCCACCTACACCATCTGTTGAAGTGAGGCTATTCGGTGGAGCTGAAAACACGGAGGGGACTGTTGAAGTGTTGTACGATGGACAGTGGGGAACCGTCTGTGACGATAACTGGGACCTGAATGACGCCAACGTCGTATGTAGGATGCTTGGTTTCACTGGGGCTTCTGAAGCGCCTGGCTATGCTCGATTCGGAGAGGGTTCGGGTGAGATCTGGCTCGATGATGTGGTATGCAGCGGCAGGGAGCAGAGTATTGCAGAGTGCCAGCACCCTGGATTCGGAGTGAGCAACTGCGCTCATTATGAAGACGCTGGGGTCGTTTGTGTTGCTGAAG AACATACGATTACGGACATACGTTTGGTTGGTGGAGAGAGCGACCTTGTAGGGAGGGTCGAGATCGAATACGACGGAGAGTGGGGAACCATTTGTGACGACGTCTGGGGCTTGGACGATGCCAACGTGGTTTGCAGAATGCTCGGATTCGATGCGGCTTCGGGGGCACCAGGATCAGCGCGCTTCGGCCAGGGTTCCGGTAATATTCTCCTGGATGATGTAGAATGTTTGGGTAACGAACTCAGCCTCACAGAATGCAGTCACTTGCCATTTAAGGAACACAACTGTGACCACTCAGAAGATGCAGGTGTCATTTGTGTTATCGCAG AGCCGCAGACGCCCAAGCCATCACCATTCTGCACGATCACTGACATTCGGTTAGTCGGGGGTGGTACGGATCACGAGGGACGGGTTGAGATATACTACAAAGAAGAGTGGGGCACTGTCTGCGACGATGGTTGGGGCATCGACGACGCTTCTGTGGCCTGTAGAATGTTGGGTTTCGATGGTGCTTCAAATGCGTCAGGTTTGGCCCAGTACGGAGAGGGCTCGGGTAGGATTTGGCTCGATGACGTGGAGTGCATCGGAGACGAGACAACACTACTGGACTGTAACCACCGTACCCCTGGACAACATAATTGTGGCCATTCTGAAGATGCCGGGGTGACATGTTTTTCAATag AGCCAACAATACCGGAAACAACACCCATGACAACGATATCAACGACACCAACTCCACCATCTCCCATTGAGGACATCCGATTGAGCGGAAGTACTATCTCATCGGAAGGAAGAGTTGAAATCCTGTATAATGGAGAATGGGGAACTATTTGTGATGATTATTGGGATCAAGATGATGCTGATGTAGCTTGTAGGATGTTAGGTTTCGAAGGAGCGACTAGTGCTCCAGGCCAAGCCCAGTTTGGAGAAGGTTCTGGTGCAATCTGGCTAGACAATGTGAGGTGTGTTGGAACTGAGACCAGCCTAGCTGATTGTCCTCGCCCAGACTTTGGAGACCACAATTGCGGTCACTCGGAAGACGCCGGAGTCGTTTGCCTCAATACAG TTACAACAACCATCCATGTAACAACTGTATCACCGTGGACAGCACCAGTACGATTGGTCAACGGTGGTTCACCAACGGAGGGTCGCGTGGAGATACTGCACAATGGCCAATGGGGGACAATCTGCGATGACTATTGGGATTTAGATGACGCCACAGTTGTTTGTAGCATGCTAGGCTTTGGCCGGGCTGTAGACGCACCAACAAGAGCTCACTTTGGACAAGGAACGGATCCTATATGGCTTGATGATGTCAGGTGCGTGGGAGATGAGTCCGAGTTGACAGACTGTCCGCGCAACGCATTTGGAACCAACAACTGTGGCCATTCCGAAGATGCCGGGGTTATTTGTTCAGCAG TGCCAGTGCCAGAACAAACGGTTCGTTTGGTTAATGGTGATTCTGACAACAACGGACGTGTAGAGATCTACCATGACGGGGAATGGGGAAGCATCTGTGATGATTACTGGGGCCTCGATGATGCTACAGTAGTTTGCCGGATGTTGGGTTTTGGTGTTGCCACAGAAGCGCCGGGATCGGCACGGTATGGGCAGGCTTCGGGTCGTATCTGGCTTGACGACGTCCAGTGTTCGGGAAATGAAGCAGACATAAGGGACTGCTCACACAGAGACTTTGGATCTCACAACTGTGGTCACTCTGAAGATGCAGGAGCTGTTTGTTCTTTTGCAG TTTCAACGGCAGCACCAACGGCAGCACCAACACCTCCAGCCCACACGGTTCGTTTGGTCGGCGGAAATGGGGACAACGAAGGAAGAGTTGAAATATTCATCAATGGCGAATGGGGAACTGTCTGTGATGATTCTTGGGGCAAGACCGATGCTGATATTGTGTGTAGAATGCTCGGTTACTGTGCTGCATCCATTGCGCCCGGCTCGGCTTACTTCGGAGCTGGGGAGGGCCAGATATGGCTCGATGATGTAGCGTGCACAGGGGAAGAGACTGATCTGTTAGACTGCCCTCACCGGGGTGTCGGGATTCATAACTGCAATCACAACGAAGATGCGGGAGTCGTCTGCTTTACCAACG CGCCGGGTCCTGTGTTTAATGACATTCGATTGAGCGGCGGAACCTCTAACAAGGAAGGACGAGTTGAAATTCTACACGAAGGACTATGGGGGACGGTTTGTGATGACCTTTGGGGCATAGAAGACGCATCGGTTGTGTGCAGGATGCTTGGGTTCTGTACTGCAAGCAGCGCACCCGGTCAGGCTCGGTTTGGACCCGGTTCAGATCCGATTTGGCTTGATGACGTATCATGCACCGGAAGTGAAAATGACCTCAGAGACTGTCAGCACCGAGGATTCGGATCTCATAACTGCGGTCACAATGAAGATGCGGGGGTTATTTGCATTCCAAGTG CCAGCAAACCTGAGACGACAACTCCAGATGGCACTACGACTGAATCAGCACCGCCACCAACGACAACTCCAATGGTGACCACACCCATGCCTCGCCAGGTGCGTTTGGTCGGCGGTAATGTGCCATCCAGAGGTAGGGTAGAAGTAACAGACAGATATGGGAACTATGGAACTATCTGTGATACCTACTGGTCCCAAAACGACGCTGATGTCGTATGTAGAATGTTGGGCTACGGAGGCGCATCGTCCTATTCGAACAATGCCGAGTTTGGACAGAGTAGAGGACGCATTCTGCTTGATGATGTTCAGTGCAATGGACAGGAAACAAACATTGCCAACTGTCAACTTCATCCAAACGGGGGCTGGAACTGCGATAAGGATAAAGAAGTCGGTGTCACTTGCAGTATTCCAG AACCGTCTGAGTTCGAGATCCGCCTAGTAGGAGGCAGCTATCCCTGGGAAGGTCGGGTAGAGCTTTTCTACCAGGGGGAATGGGGGACAATCTGCTCGAGCTACTGGGGTAAAAAGGACGGAGACGTGGCTTGCAAAATGCTTGGTTTCAGCAGTGCCTATGAAGCGATATCTCCGACAGGCGCTCTCTATCCAATGCCCTTCGGTGAAGGCACTGGGACAATCCATTTCAGTGAATTTGGTTGTGACGGAACTGAAGAGAACTTGGCCGACTGTTCTCATTCTGGATGGGGACAACATAACTGCTATCACTATGAAGATGCTGGATTAATTTGCAACAGTCCAG ACCCAGTCAGCGTTGTCGTTCGTCTCGTGAATGGCAGTAGCAAGGCCGAGGGACGAGTTGAGGTGCTGTATGACGGAGAATTCGGAACCGTCTGTGACGACTCATGGGATACTCTTGATGCTGCCGTTGTCTGCAGGATGTTGGGATATGAGGGCGCTTCTCAGGCACCAGGATATGCCCGTTTCGGGCAAGGTAGTGGGGACATTGTCCTGGATGATGTGGTCTGCCAGGGGACAGAGGATAACATAGCGAGCTGTGTCCACCGATCTTGGGGCGAACATAACTGTGGCCACACAGAGGATGCCTCGGTTGTCTGCACCGGAGACT tgaactTGCCCGTCCGTTTGGTGAATGGCGCGACCGCTAACGAAGGCCGTGTGGAGATTTTCCGATACGGGGCCTGGGGCTCAGTGTGCGATGACTTCTGGGATATCAACGATGGTCACGTGGTCTGTCGTATGCTCGGTTACGAACGTGCTGAACGCATCTGGTGGGGCACAACCTACGGACCGGGATCTGGTCGTATCCTGTTGGATAATGTCGAATGCACTGGTAGTGAGGCGACTCTCGACGACTGCGATCACCCACCTTGGGGCGTCCATGATTGTAATCATTATGAAGATGCTGGGGTCGTATGCAAGTAG